A single region of the Thermococcus paralvinellae genome encodes:
- a CDS encoding FprA family A-type flavoprotein: protein MPRVWIEKILDEPELYLLRIDDDQIKYFEATWGIPEGITYNAYLLKLDGAVVLFDAWKKNYAKEFIEALSKLVDPEEITHIIVHHTEPDHSGSLPKVLELNGYKAQLIGTSFAKRLLEAFYGSKAVENFYTIKDGEEMKIGGKTFRFITVPWLHWPDTMITYIVEHGLMFSCDAGGGYSIPKGIDDSNEEIVQNYLPYVTKYIVTVIGHYHKYIIQNIEKLKKLGIIEETKMILPGHGLIWRKNPKRIFEYYEAVGAGIPKKGKILVIYDSMYGFVEKTIEIALDELKKHGYNPVVYKFTDKEAPAVSDILGEVPDSEALIIGASTYEANIHPRVRYVLYEIVDKANYEKPVLVLGAYGWGGVAGREIETMIMRSKFDHVDTIEAKGRATKEDEEKIREGVRKLLERLNK from the coding sequence ATGCCAAGGGTTTGGATTGAAAAAATTCTTGATGAGCCGGAACTTTATCTGCTGAGGATTGACGACGACCAAATAAAATACTTTGAAGCAACTTGGGGAATTCCAGAAGGAATAACTTATAATGCTTACCTTCTAAAGCTAGATGGCGCTGTTGTGCTTTTTGATGCTTGGAAAAAGAACTATGCTAAAGAGTTTATAGAGGCACTCTCAAAGCTTGTTGATCCTGAAGAGATAACACACATAATAGTTCATCACACTGAGCCTGACCACAGTGGCTCTCTTCCTAAAGTCCTCGAACTCAATGGCTATAAAGCTCAGCTTATAGGGACAAGCTTTGCAAAGAGGCTTCTTGAGGCTTTTTACGGATCAAAAGCTGTTGAAAACTTCTATACAATTAAAGACGGCGAAGAAATGAAAATAGGTGGAAAAACCTTCCGCTTTATCACAGTTCCATGGCTCCATTGGCCCGATACAATGATTACATATATAGTTGAGCATGGCTTGATGTTTAGCTGTGATGCTGGTGGTGGCTATTCCATCCCAAAGGGTATAGATGACAGCAATGAGGAAATTGTTCAAAATTATCTTCCTTACGTTACAAAGTACATAGTCACTGTCATTGGCCATTATCACAAGTACATTATCCAAAACATAGAGAAGCTTAAGAAGCTTGGAATAATCGAAGAAACGAAAATGATCTTACCTGGGCATGGTCTTATATGGAGGAAGAACCCAAAAAGAATTTTTGAATACTATGAAGCTGTTGGGGCTGGAATTCCAAAGAAAGGCAAAATTCTTGTAATTTATGACTCAATGTATGGCTTTGTTGAGAAAACTATCGAAATAGCCCTCGATGAGTTGAAAAAGCATGGCTATAATCCAGTTGTATATAAGTTTACTGATAAAGAAGCTCCGGCAGTCAGTGATATTCTTGGTGAGGTTCCAGATAGTGAAGCACTTATAATTGGAGCATCAACATATGAAGCAAACATCCATCCAAGAGTCCGCTATGTCCTCTATGAGATAGTTGATAAGGCAAACTACGAGAAGCCTGTCCTAGTCCTTGGTGCATATGGCTGGGGAGGTGTCGCTGGGAGAGAAATTGAGACAATGATAATGAGGAGCAAGTTTGACCATGTTGATACAATTGAAGCTAAAGGAAGGGCAACTAAGGAAGATGAAGAGAAGATTAGAGAGGGAGTTAGAAAGCTCTTAGAGAGGCTGAATAAATGA